A window of Kiritimatiellia bacterium contains these coding sequences:
- a CDS encoding glycosyltransferase family 2 protein encodes MSALLERAKIRLNRVVRRAVSSLRLRYRSGTPIPASRKDEVLLFMEVRNESLRLPAVLDDHFSKGASRAFIVDNGSTDGTVEFLLKDKRVHLFSTNEHFHGALAWLEVLLRRFGCGQWCLVLDADELLAYPHMDTLDLPGFAAYLDAQGFEALHCLFLDMYPPGPLNELRYRPGDDLLAHAMCFDADNYSRMPFRGIFSDRAPAHVLCGGVRQRVFGEEFGCSKYPFFRYHKGVFLRLGLHTVEGLRIAPEQGVLMHFKFLQDFHANAVREAARGVHWNGAVEYKAYARMIEQHPSFVMANDRSQRFRDWRQLVELGLMASSPALDAHAVQPRRDKNERKNEKNAV; translated from the coding sequence ATGAGCGCCCTCCTTGAAAGAGCGAAAATCCGCCTGAACCGGGTCGTGCGCCGGGCGGTCTCCTCGCTGCGCCTTCGCTACCGGTCCGGCACGCCGATCCCGGCCTCGCGCAAGGACGAGGTGCTCCTGTTCATGGAGGTGCGCAACGAGAGCCTGCGGCTGCCCGCGGTCCTGGATGACCATTTCTCGAAGGGAGCGAGCCGGGCGTTCATCGTGGACAACGGCTCGACCGACGGCACCGTGGAATTCCTGCTCAAGGACAAGCGGGTCCACCTGTTTTCCACGAACGAGCATTTTCACGGCGCCCTGGCGTGGCTGGAAGTCCTGCTGCGCCGCTTCGGGTGCGGGCAGTGGTGCCTGGTCCTGGACGCGGACGAGCTGTTGGCGTACCCGCACATGGACACCCTGGACCTGCCCGGCTTCGCCGCGTACCTGGATGCGCAAGGGTTCGAGGCCCTGCACTGCCTGTTCCTGGACATGTATCCCCCGGGCCCGCTCAACGAGCTTCGGTATCGGCCCGGCGACGACCTGCTGGCCCACGCCATGTGTTTCGACGCGGATAACTATTCCCGAATGCCCTTCCGGGGAATTTTCAGCGACCGGGCCCCTGCCCATGTCCTGTGCGGGGGTGTGCGGCAGCGGGTGTTCGGGGAGGAATTCGGGTGTTCGAAGTATCCCTTTTTCCGCTACCACAAGGGTGTTTTCCTGCGGCTCGGGCTGCACACGGTGGAGGGCTTGCGGATCGCCCCCGAGCAGGGCGTGCTCATGCACTTCAAGTTTTTACAGGACTTCCATGCCAACGCCGTCCGCGAGGCGGCCCGCGGCGTGCACTGGAACGGCGCGGTGGAATACAAGGCCTATGCGCGGATGATCGAGCAGCATCCCTCCTTCGTGATGGCCAACGATCGCTCGCAGCGCTTTCGGGACTGGCGGCAGCTCGTGGAACTGGGGCTCATGGCGTCCAGTCCCGCGTTGGACGCCCATGCCGTTCAACCACGAAGGGACAAGAATGAACGCAAAAATGAAAAGAATGCAGTGTAA
- a CDS encoding NAD-dependent epimerase/dehydratase family protein, which yields MIKGKKIFITGGAGFIGSTLIGRLVEQNEIVAYDNLARNALQTQAYKNHPNLQLIVGDVLDYDSLAKAMAGADLVVHCAAIAGIDTVVKNTVKTMRVNMVGSANVLEAASKLEHCDRVVCFSTSEVFGTNAFRSSELDKTSIGKVGEARWTYAVSKLAEEHLAIAYYQDQWLPVTVVRPFNVYGPGQVGEGALRTFVIRALKNETIQINGDGTQIRAWCYVDDMVRGTLLCLEHPKAIGESFNIGNQRAVTTIYGLANTVIRVLGSKSKIEFVYKDYADVELRIPNVSKARDLVGFEAEVDLDEGIARTAEYYRNA from the coding sequence ATGATTAAAGGCAAAAAGATCTTCATCACGGGCGGGGCGGGCTTCATCGGCTCGACGCTGATCGGGCGCCTCGTGGAGCAGAACGAGATCGTCGCCTACGACAACCTGGCGCGCAACGCGCTGCAGACCCAGGCGTACAAGAACCATCCGAACCTCCAACTCATCGTCGGCGACGTGCTCGATTACGACAGCCTGGCGAAGGCCATGGCCGGCGCGGACCTTGTCGTCCACTGCGCGGCGATCGCCGGCATCGACACGGTGGTCAAGAACACGGTCAAGACGATGCGGGTCAACATGGTCGGCTCCGCCAACGTGCTGGAGGCGGCCTCGAAGCTCGAGCATTGCGACCGCGTGGTCTGTTTCTCCACGAGCGAGGTGTTCGGGACCAACGCCTTCCGGTCGTCGGAGCTGGACAAGACCTCCATCGGCAAGGTCGGCGAAGCGCGGTGGACGTACGCCGTGAGCAAGCTGGCCGAGGAGCACCTGGCCATCGCCTACTACCAGGACCAGTGGCTGCCCGTCACCGTCGTGCGGCCGTTCAACGTGTACGGGCCGGGCCAGGTGGGCGAGGGAGCCCTGCGCACGTTCGTGATCCGCGCGCTGAAAAACGAGACGATCCAGATCAACGGCGACGGCACCCAGATCCGCGCCTGGTGCTACGTGGACGACATGGTCCGGGGCACGCTGCTTTGCCTGGAGCATCCCAAGGCCATCGGCGAGTCGTTCAACATCGGCAACCAGCGCGCGGTGACGACAATCTACGGCCTGGCCAACACCGTGATCCGCGTGCTCGGCTCGAAGTCGAAGATCGAGTTTGTCTACAAGGACTACGCCGATGTCGAACTGCGCATCCCCAACGTGAGCAAGGCCCGCGACCTGGTCGGCTTCGAGGCGGAAGTGGACCTCGACGAGGGCATCGCGCGCACGGCGGAGTACTACCGGAATGCCTGA
- a CDS encoding glycosyltransferase family 2 protein gives MPDAAESAARPPGVTVAIMTYNEAASLESVVREIHGVLRGMGNPFEIVIIDDGSTDGSGPIADRLAVEIAGVRVLRHPTNLGLGAVYRHGYTCGTLDLVTLFPADGQFDARIIPQFVRLFDRADMVLGCIPEYKKSRSFAARFFSWGERMLYKVLFGRFPEFQGIMMFRRALLEGLPLTSAGRGWMVQMELILRFLRKGYRIVNEPTGIRPRASGHSKVNNLRAILSNLGQVFALRWRLWFG, from the coding sequence ATGCCTGATGCCGCCGAGAGCGCGGCCCGGCCCCCGGGCGTCACGGTCGCGATCATGACCTACAACGAGGCGGCGAGCCTCGAGTCGGTCGTGCGGGAGATCCACGGCGTGCTGCGGGGGATGGGGAACCCGTTTGAAATCGTCATCATTGACGACGGCAGCACGGACGGCAGCGGGCCGATCGCCGACCGGCTGGCCGTGGAAATCGCCGGGGTTCGCGTGCTGCGGCATCCGACCAATCTGGGCCTGGGCGCGGTATACCGGCATGGCTACACGTGCGGGACGCTGGATCTGGTCACCCTGTTCCCCGCCGACGGGCAGTTCGACGCGCGGATCATCCCGCAGTTCGTCCGCCTCTTCGACCGCGCGGACATGGTCCTGGGCTGCATCCCCGAGTACAAGAAGAGCCGCTCTTTCGCGGCGCGTTTCTTTTCCTGGGGGGAGCGAATGCTGTACAAGGTGCTGTTCGGCCGGTTCCCGGAATTCCAGGGCATCATGATGTTCCGGCGGGCGCTGCTGGAAGGCCTTCCGCTGACGTCCGCGGGCCGGGGCTGGATGGTCCAGATGGAGTTGATCCTGCGCTTCCTGCGCAAGGGATACCGGATTGTCAACGAGCCAACCGGCATTCGGCCGCGGGCGAGCGGGCATTCCAAGGTCAACAACCTTCGGGCCATCCTGTCCAACCTGGGGCAGGTCTTCGCCCTGCGCTGGCGCTTGTGGTTCGGTTGA
- a CDS encoding MBOAT family protein yields the protein MLFNSFIFVFFFLGVYTLYRLLPFRAQNLLLLAASYFFYGYWDWRFLILIWLSSSMDFLVAQAVHDTPDPRRRRRLLMVSVCVNLGILFVFKYYGFFSESLQALLSAFGLHVSWSTLHIVLPVGISFYTFQTMSYTLDVYRGQLAPTRHYLNYLLFVSFFPQLVAGPIERAGNLLGQVERPRTISRDHWREGAWLILLGYYKKVVLADNLAPFANEVFNAPGEACGLQVLAGLLAFAFQIYGDFSGYSDIARGVARLMGFDLMLNFRMPYFAVNPSDFWRRWHISLSTWLRDYLYIPLGGNRGGEVRMYRNLALTMLLGGLWHGAAWHFVAWGAYHGLLLIAFRVAGVRETPRSRPAQLFSMAGFFVLTLIGWLLFRANRLADVPLLLHRMVQPWAWNGKLILFSILLFAGPLLVLEYFQERSRDMLAVLRWPVAVRWLVFAGLLLALVVSGAMETYEFIYFQF from the coding sequence ATGCTTTTCAATTCGTTCATCTTCGTGTTCTTTTTCCTGGGCGTGTACACCCTGTACCGCCTGCTGCCTTTCCGGGCCCAGAACCTCCTGCTGCTGGCCGCCAGCTACTTTTTCTACGGCTACTGGGACTGGCGCTTCCTGATCCTGATCTGGCTGTCCTCCTCGATGGACTTCCTGGTCGCGCAGGCCGTCCACGACACGCCGGACCCGCGCCGCCGGCGGCGCCTGTTGATGGTGAGCGTCTGCGTCAACCTGGGCATCCTGTTCGTCTTCAAGTACTACGGATTCTTTTCGGAGAGCTTGCAGGCCCTGCTCTCCGCCTTCGGGCTGCACGTGTCCTGGAGCACGCTGCACATCGTGCTCCCGGTGGGCATCTCCTTCTACACGTTCCAGACCATGAGCTACACGCTCGACGTGTATCGCGGCCAGCTGGCGCCCACCCGCCACTACCTGAACTACCTCCTGTTCGTCTCTTTCTTCCCGCAACTGGTGGCCGGCCCCATCGAACGGGCCGGCAACCTGCTCGGCCAGGTCGAGCGGCCGCGCACGATTTCCCGGGACCACTGGCGCGAGGGCGCGTGGCTGATCCTTCTCGGCTACTACAAGAAAGTGGTCCTGGCGGACAACCTCGCCCCGTTTGCCAACGAGGTCTTCAACGCCCCCGGCGAGGCGTGCGGCCTGCAGGTGCTCGCCGGCCTGCTCGCGTTCGCCTTCCAGATCTACGGCGATTTTTCCGGCTATTCCGACATCGCGCGCGGCGTGGCCCGGCTCATGGGCTTCGACCTGATGCTGAATTTCCGCATGCCGTACTTCGCCGTCAACCCGAGCGACTTCTGGCGGCGCTGGCACATCAGCCTCTCCACCTGGCTGCGGGACTACCTCTATATCCCGCTCGGCGGCAACCGCGGCGGGGAGGTGCGGATGTACCGCAACCTGGCCCTGACCATGCTGCTCGGCGGATTATGGCACGGCGCGGCCTGGCATTTTGTCGCGTGGGGCGCGTACCACGGCCTGCTCCTGATCGCCTTCCGCGTCGCCGGGGTCCGCGAAACCCCGCGCAGCCGTCCCGCGCAGCTTTTCTCCATGGCGGGCTTCTTCGTGCTGACCCTGATCGGCTGGCTGCTCTTCCGGGCGAACCGGCTGGCGGATGTTCCGCTGCTGCTGCACCGGATGGTTCAGCCCTGGGCCTGGAACGGCAAGCTGATCCTGTTCTCGATCCTGTTGTTCGCCGGGCCGCTGCTGGTCCTGGAGTACTTCCAGGAGCGGAGCCGGGACATGCTGGCCGTCCTGCGGTGGCCGGTTGCGGTCCGGTGGCTGGTGTTTGCCGGGTTGCTGCTGGCCCTGGTTGTCTCCGGCGCCATGGAAACCTATGAATTCATCTACTTCCAGTTCTGA